A segment of the Lolium perenne isolate Kyuss_39 chromosome 3, Kyuss_2.0, whole genome shotgun sequence genome:
tcatcacccaatagggttcagtatgagctagggtacccaaccagtggttggcatccctctagctcaagtcaatcaagttaaagaatcataactgcagaaacagttcatctcatctatcaaataaatcttgctaagctacacagataaatgatttatacaagtaatcaagacaccagagccttgcagtggatccaatggatcactgcaagcaacagcagttgcttaagccaacaacagcacacaccaaagacttatctcagaaTCTACACACAGCTCAAATTGAGCACCAGTAAGGCACAAGATGGAGCATCACAGCTTTTAACAAGCAACTGATGAACACAAGATCATCagcagcttgctagagcatgccagggcatgctagggcatcactggcatcacacaggaatcatataaattaaacagccacagtaaGCAGCAATTGAATCACCAAACAAGTACATAAACcacttttatgattgtatccagaagcatatcatcaaggaattgatgtatatgaacaacaattaagcaaggccaagcctaccatgagccagaaccaataatcatcacacaaacaacactgtctcttgcacaaatggcaagaattacacacagtaattaagccagagcaaggaattgaatacacttgaggatctagcagtagtagcatcaagaacagagtcacagagatagtttcaagcaagaaatgcaagcttaAGCAAGCACACGGCTTTAGAAGAATTGCACAAGCAGCACAAGCAGCACATCAGCATGGATTTCACACAAGAAGAAAGACGGGCATAGCACATCACTTAGCACAACAGAGCAGGCACCATGGCGCTGCAGAAGAGCACCACAGCTCTTGTGCAGGCAAGCACAGCACAGCAGTAGAgctagcagaggaagaagaacaggcacagaGAAGGAGCAGAAGAGGGGCGCACTTACTTGGAGCCGAGCAGAACGGTggcgccatggcggccacggtggCACGGGCCaaagcacggcggcgccaggccaagccaggccatggcggtgccgcggcagctcgcgcacacgatggcgaagccacggcggcgccacggctttaggaacgtcggcggcgacgagatcgccgtGGATCTCCACGGCCAGACGAGCAGAAGGGTTGGGGGCGACACGAAAAGGCGACGAAGAGCAAatcggcgcggtggatctgaagcgccgtagaacggcggttcagacgcaccccatctcgccggcggcgatggccggagtcggccggaaaaattcggcgaaggggcggcggcgcgcgcgtcgccagagccAAGGATTAGGGTtcgtgagggagagagagaggggaagtgagggcgaccgagtgggccggaccaggccaactgggttgagcccaacccactcgggttcacactgacaggtgggcccgagggcaatTTAGGCATTTTTCAAAATACCATTTaagtgagtatttcaaagaattttagaaaatagaatatggctctaaaaaaataattaaaaatatgaaaatcaatcagcataaaattctctatccaaataaaatatcaaagagaatttttaaagataattaagaataagccttaatttgatgaattaaataatgatttaaatcacacatattattttcaataaagaaaataagtccattaatgtaattggactataaaaaacaccttgacaatatttcaaggttgtatttaccctaaatagagaacctccaaattattcttagtaaatacctctcacataaaatgataagacatctaaagggggaaacaaaccctaaaaatggaaagcatgcataattgcttctttaaccattgcccttatctgacaatgatgctatttttcgaaacagaggacaagggtcacccACACCATCCAACCGCAAAACTTTGCGGTGTTCtgtgcaagttcatcacttgctcatgtcatttgagtatttctatcaaattacttgcaaagtattatggttatcactattgcataaaaatcaaaaccactactttcataactatgaatatgactatgtggtgggcaatggaaccatggaatgtgttgatatggtggaggttccattgcacgggtttatatccatctaggattaaacaacaagcatgcttgatgattcttgtgccgtaataaccgtgttaaccataagatccggagtgggacggagtagtcaaaagtgtttccacctctcgttcatcaacggatgcgctttaccgtagtacacttgtaatccaagggggcaagctggtgaggctggggagtcctaagtccccacggcattgtccgtagtacacttgtcgcccgaaggagcaagatggtgaggctggggagtcctaagtccccacggtattgcagtctatgatgggttgcagctaccgacgaaggagtttggttcgatcccagactgtcgtcgtggtcggggtccaccctgaaatatatgggaataatgggaccggcgaggacccagggtcggggcatgcaacaaagggtgggtgctcgaggtagcggaggaacatgattggctagaccttataccgggcctcacaccgaaggaagtgtggacgggaaagctgcccgctggcaccaaggttaagatctcttatgggtaaagcaacacacctctgcagagtgtaaagaatcgtgacccGTCACTCCTGTtctgggatgaggaactgcgaacgcggccggaaaggagctccatgaagttctagtaaaccggtgaaggctgacggacatagctctttggaataaaagcaatctcttgaagaaatgtttatcaaaacttgcattggtattagactttctggtctaatattgtagctaaagcattaaacacctcttatctataatgaacttgttgagtacgctcgtactcataccactcttaaatcccatgcttagattgtctgaatcgtctggaggaggactacgaccacagtgaaggagccgagatcatcggctatgaagaaccagacctctctggaggtatagaaggcgtagactacctcatcgtctacggatccggggaggcttccggaggagatcaagcctagagatatccagtagtagtagtaaccgagcagcccgaactcttagtatttagctgctcgaggaaataaatgtataacttaatgagactcttatattgtaagctatgttgggttcgcctcgaacccaggagtattcctcttaggacccaagaggagctccgagatgacatgtgtatgatagttgtaataataaatgaatgagttatggacctgctatgttctgttgtactactctgagggatgtaatatttgcggaatggtacttcgtgaatgttatatcaacgactggcatactacaacatgcagtggtatgcagggtcaccacaaaagtcaacacagaattcaatgacctcctctgttccatagcccttggagatgcttccttctggcctagcacggttatgaacatatttctttaagactctcatgaacctctcgaaggggaacatattgtgtagaaacacaggaccgagaatggaaatctcatcgaccaggtgaacgaggagatgtgtcataatattgaagaaggatggtgggaacaccagctcaaaactaacgatacattggaccacatcattctgcaacctcggtagaatttctggatttattaccttctgagaaattgcattgaggaatgcacatagcttcacaatgggcagtcgaacattttacggtagaagccccctcaatgcaatcggaagcaactgtgtcattatcacgtgacagtcatgagacttcaggttctggaatgttttcttctccatatttattattccctttatattggaggagaagccagacgggaccttgatactgctcagacattcaaaaaatatttccttctctgcttttgtaagagcgtagctggagtaatgacgtcctttaactctctcatgcagttttttggggtctttcctacgttgctggtcctcccgtgcttctggtgtatcttttgtcttcccgtacacacccagaaagcctagcaggttcacgcaaagattcttcgtcacgtgcatcacatcgattgaagagcggacctctaagactttccaatagggtagatcccaaaatatagatttcttcttccacatgggcgcgtgtccggcatcgtcattcggaacagaccgtccgccaggaccctttccaaatattacatctagatccttgaccataccaaatatatcaacaccatcacgatggggaggcttcctccggtgatcagcctcaccgttgtaatgcttgcctttctttcttacgggatgggtagtcCTAAGAAATCGACAATGCCCCAGGTACATGACCTTCTTACATTTtttcaaataatcaccttcgagctcatgtaaacagtgcgtgcatgcattgtatcccttgtttgactgtcctgaaatgttaccaagagcaggccagtcattgatggttacgaaaagcagcgctcttaggtcaaattcttcctgcttgtgctcgtcccacacacgtacactgcGACCAcaatgtagaagttcttcgactaatggcttcaggtacacatcaatgtcgttcccgggttgcttcgggccttgtatgagcactggcatcataatgaacttccgcttcatgcacaaccaaggaggaaggttatagatacaaagagtcacaggccaggtgctatggctgcagctctgctctccaaaaggattcatgtcatctatacttagaccaaaccttaagttccttgcatcctgtgcaaagtttgggaactctctatcgatttttctccattgggatccatcagcagggtgcctcaacatcacgtctttcttacggtcttctttgtgccatcgcaacaacctagcgtgctctttatttctgaacaagcgtttcagccgtggtattataggagcataccacataaccttggcaggaaccctcttcctggggcgctctccctcaacatcaccagggtcatctcgtctgatcttataccgcaatgcagtgcacaccggacatgcatcctaattctcgtactcaccgcggtagaggatgtagtcattaatgcatgcatgtatcttttgcacatctaatcctagagggcagacaatcttcttcgcttcgtacgtactggcgggcaattcgttaccccttggaagcttcctcttaattattgtcagcaactttccaaatcctgagtcagtgacaccattctctgccttccattgcaacaattccagtgtgctgcctagctttttatggccatcttcgcaagttcggtataacaatttgttgtgatcttctatcatcttgtcgaataccaacctttccttttcagtttcacattctctccttgcatcagcaatggcccgaccaagatcatcatcagcaggctcatctggtgcctcttgatcttctacttcattgtcttcattgccttctgcagtatcatcgtattcagggaatttgggataaccgtcatcatcctcttcctcttcttcattgtcttccatcataacccctctttctccgtgcttggtccaacaatagtaactggacatgaaaccggatcgcagaaggtggctgtgaatgagactcgagtgagcgtaatttacggtattcttgcagttgacacatggacaatacatgaagccaccatgtttgtttgctttcgccacggccataaaattatccaggcccgaagtgaactcgtcaaaccgtcggtcaatgtacatccattgccgattcatctgcatgatataatttagctgatcaaaaccattacagaacatcgcgatgtatatatacacatacattttatcaattacagatgaaaaggataaagttattaacctcgatgaagaagaaaaaagcaagttaagtgtggcttgatttgtgtaaactcaagtggcaaatcctcttaagcatttcatcgaacacctcttgtgcatgtgaagaagagaggagagcaatacacccctcttgtgaagaaagtgaaaaaatggtcaagtgtggctcacacttgggcagggcaagGTAATATAGCCAGATTGGGGACcttgtcccggtttgtaatacaaaccgggtctagaggggggcctttggacccggtttgtattacaaaccgggactaaaggtttcccacgcctgacacggcctgccgcgccctgccgtggaccctttagtcccggtttataatacaaaccgggtccaaaggccactaccgGATAGGCTCTGAGCTTGTGGGGTCGCCCTGGgcaaaacgaaccgggaccaatgcccctatTGGGCCCGGTTTGGTTCtgcactgggacatttgcttgggaccaaaggcctcttctccactagtgattCATCCATGATTTCTACCAAATTCATATTATGACTTTGCAGTGATGTACTGTACACCAAAATCTTTTTCTAAAGATTTTCGATAAACTTGTGCATGAGCTTTTCAAATCACATACTCCTATTTATATTTTAGAAACGATGGCTATTTTCGTACAGATGTCTTTTTGTTGCGAATTTTGACATGCTCGCGCGATTAATTTTCCGTTAACAGCAACGGCCAAACAGCGCTACCTACCACTCCACCAGCACTCACTGCGTTGACTGCCACGGTGCCACCTACAGTTGACCAGAAGCTCACCTCCTTCCCCCTTCTCCATCTCTATCGCGCTGCCCTTCTCCAGCCGCTCCTCGCATCGCCTCCCGTGCGCCGCTCAGTTGATCCATCGCCTGTTCTTCCTAGCTCTGCGCCACGCCCCTGCGACACACGCACTGATAAAGCAAGAGAATCACCCGCGCGCATCCCTCGGAGAGAGCGATGAAGTGGGCGCAGGCGGCATTTCTGCTGGTTGCGCTGCTcgcggcggcggaggggaggaGGGAGAAGGCGTGCGACACTGGGTGGCAGTGCAGCGGCAGCGGGTTCTGCTGCAACGTGACCATCATCGACTATTTCAAGGCCCACCACTTCGAGGAGTTCTTCCCCAGGCGCAACGACTCCATCGCCCACGCCGGCGGCTTCTGGAGCTACCAGGCcttcatcgccgccgccgcccaattTGAGCCCCGCGGGTTCGGCACCACCGGCGGCGAGGAGACAGGCATCAAGGAGGTCGCCGCATTCCTCGGACACGTCGGTGCCAGGACCTCATGTACGCTTCTCCCCTCCCCGCACCTTAAAATTGGGATCTGTACGAACAATGGGCAGTAACAGTGTTGGTTATAGGCTTCGTGAACGCTAAGGCGGTGCAGAATCTACTACCAGAACACCTAATTTCCGGATTCAGGAAACATACTCGAGCAGAGCACACCACCCTACACAGATGCTGATACATGCAGAGAAGGTTGACAAACCTAAATAGAGCATCAATTTTTTTAAATATGCTCAACAGGAGTTAGCTGTAAAATATGTTTAAGGAGTAGCTGTGCACCTGGCAAATAACATCAGAAGTCGTCAATCAGTGACTCCTATAACATTTCAAACAAGACAGATGTGTTTGCTGCACAAGTTAAACTGCACGAATTGATTATAACAATGGAAATGATGTATTCAATTGATGTTATAGTAAATTTCATCAGTCTAAAAATACAACAACTAAAATCAATTGCAGGCATGCTATTACCAATCATGAACCGAGAGGAAACCAAGAAGTCCAAACTTCTGGGTCTTTCCTATCTCAGGGAATCATTTCTTAGTTATCATTTTCCATCTCCAATGCTGTGTTGTCTACAATCTCAGGTTCCGTTCCAGTGGTAACAAGATTTTTCCCCTATTTTAGTAGCCTGGAATCAAGAAGACAGGAGCTAGCTCCATAGCTTGAAACTCCAATATGCCCATAATTAATTAATTATTGAAGTGTTATTGCCGAATCCAACTGGATGTGGATTATGGTAATTAATTTCCATTGGGATCACCTTTCATCAGAATAGTTTCTTATCCAGTTTCGAACTTAATCCTGCAGTTCTTCATGTGAATATGTGAAGGATTTGGTCTGATTTTGAATCCAGTTTTAGTATGTATCTTCCGAGATTATCCAGTAACTCAGTAAGTACTAACCTGTTACTCATTCAGGTGGAAAATTTTATCCAAATCCACTGGCCTGGGGGCTTTGCTACAACCGTGAAATGAGCCCAGAGCAGATGTTAGCTCATGAGAATGCTTCTTACATCCCATTGGAGCAGACTTCACATGCGCATCTACGAATTTTATATCTATCACCAAGCAGAACACGGAGGGGGCTGAAGTCATATTCCGGTGTTGTCATGGCAATCTTCACATTGGGGGAGTTTGTTTCAAGCGCGCCAATTCCAACTTCCAATCGATCGACATCTTTGATATCATTGGAGAGGGCCGATGCGTCAGCATCAAAGGCATCGTTCATAATATTAATCGAACGTGGGAGCCCCTCCGTGCGACGCAGCAAACGAGCTACCCCTCTATGTTGTGCAGTTTTGCTACATACATTGCGCAGTTTTGCTACCGTAGCACAATTTTTGCTATACCATGTATCTATCAGTGTCTTCAATAAGATCGTTTTTGTTGTAATAGCACAATTTTTTTGATACAATGTCTCCGGCATTGTCTATGCCAGTGGCGGACGTAGGTAGCAATTAGGTGGTGGGCACAGCTTAAAAAAATACGCTCTTTGATTGTGATAATTTTTTTTTGTCAAATGAGTAATATATGTAGCCAATATTTCTCAGATTAGAGGTATAGAATTTTTCTCTAATATTTTGGTGTGGGCCACGGCCGACCAGGCCCACCCTATGGTCACGCCCTAGTCTATGCCCAACGTGTCTTTTTACTTTTTGTGTGGTCGAACCCTTTTTTTGCTAGAATGCAGCAAATTCGGGCGGGTTGGGTGGGTGGGGTGGGGGTTGACTTTTTGCTACAATGCAACAGATGTGGAATTGGGGCCCAAGAGGACACGTGTGAGGTTCTGGGAAAAAATCCACAACTTATACTACGGAGTAGAAAGGCTAGCAGTGTATTTTTGTTAATTGCTAAAACCTCGCTCTCCTTTTTCAATATCAAGTTTATAAAATCATTATGGCAAAGCTTATTGGAGTCTTGGAGATGCTCTATGATTCTTATGAAATTCCGCTCTTTTCGCAAGGCATGTGATGCTGGTTGGAGATGCTCTATGATTCCTATGAAATTCCCCTCTTTTTGCAAGACATGTGCGGAACTGCGGATGTGCCATGTTCTCTGAGTTCTACATGCTCGTGCGTGTTGGAATCGTTCGGAGAACGAAAGGAAGAACAACCGATTTGAATCTCCCAAGACCAGCAGAAAT
Coding sequences within it:
- the LOC139838235 gene encoding uncharacterized protein, translating into MWYAPIIPRLKRLFRNKEHARLLRWHKEDRKKDVMLRHPADGSQWRKIDREFPNFAQDARNLRFGLSIDDMNPFGEQSCSHSTWPVTLCIYNLPPWLCMKRKFIMMPVLIQGPKQPGNDIDVYLKPLVEELLHCGRSVRVWDEHKQEEFDLRALLFVTINDWPALGNISGQSNKGYNACTHCLHELEGDYLKKCKKVMYLGHCRFLRTTHPVRKKGKHYNGEADHRRKPPHRDGVDIFGMVKDLDVIFGKGPGGRSVPNDDAGHAPMWKKKSIFWDLPYWKVLEVRSSIDVMHVTKNLCVNLLGFLGVYGKTKDTPEAREDQQPLLLCCACLHKSCGALLQRHGACSVVLSDVLCPSFFLCEIHADVLLVLLVQFF
- the LOC127338812 gene encoding uncharacterized protein, whose amino-acid sequence is MKWAQAAFLLVALLAAAEGRREKACDTGWQCSGSGFCCNVTIIDYFKAHHFEEFFPRRNDSIAHAGGFWSYQAFIAAAAQFEPRGFGTTGGEETGIKEVAAFLGHVGARTSCGKFYPNPLAWGLCYNREMSPEQMLAHENASYIPLEQTSHAHLRILYLSPSRTRRGLKSYSGVVMAIFTLGEFVSSAPIPTSNRSTSLISLERADASASKASFIILIERGSPSVRRSKRATPLCCAVLLHTLRSFATVAQFLLYHVSISVFNKIVFVVIAQFF